A genomic window from Candidatus Pelagisphaera phototrophica includes:
- a CDS encoding lycopene cyclase domain-containing protein encodes MSYLKFLIIFVCLPLLVSLCAKKLLTKVNKPEYLPIALMAFVALVYTTPWDNYLIMRGVWTYPTGSVIGVLGYVPIEEYFFMVLQATLAGVLWTSWVPHSQYIKLRLSYTGLLMAVLVGLVGALSLMHTAGTYIGLILVWACPPLALQWGLGSHTLIKSFKTWAPLWIGLSIYLCIADYYAIFKGVWSITPATRTGWGIGHLPVEEILFFTLTNLFVLQGMCLWRAWRGDAS; translated from the coding sequence GTGAGCTATTTAAAGTTTCTTATTATTTTCGTTTGTTTGCCTTTGCTCGTCTCGCTCTGCGCCAAAAAACTGCTCACCAAGGTAAATAAACCTGAGTACCTGCCGATTGCTTTGATGGCCTTCGTGGCCTTGGTTTATACGACCCCCTGGGATAATTACTTAATTATGCGTGGTGTTTGGACCTATCCAACAGGAAGTGTCATTGGTGTTTTGGGATACGTGCCTATAGAAGAATATTTTTTTATGGTTCTTCAGGCTACCTTAGCGGGAGTGCTTTGGACTTCATGGGTACCCCACAGTCAATATATTAAACTCAGGCTTTCCTATACTGGTCTACTCATGGCGGTCTTGGTCGGTCTTGTCGGCGCTCTAAGCTTAATGCATACAGCAGGTACATACATTGGCCTTATTCTGGTTTGGGCTTGTCCGCCGCTAGCGCTACAGTGGGGCTTGGGTTCTCATACTCTGATTAAATCTTTTAAGACTTGGGCGCCGCTGTGGATTGGTTTGAGCATTTATCTATGTATAGCTGATTATTACGCGATATTTAAGGGGGTCTGGTCGATTACGCCAGCGACGCGCACAGGATGGGGCATCGGCCATTTACCGGTAGAAGAAATATTGTTTTTCACGCTGACTAATTTATTTGTACTCCAAGGTATGTGCCTTTGGCGTGCTTGGCGAGGGGATGCATCGTGA
- a CDS encoding Brp/Blh family beta-carotene 15,15'-dioxygenase, with protein sequence MKCVEWSPVPVVQAGQHAVLKRYSLRLMALSLLFFVPLAGLGLKSEEWPIYLQLLPLFISLFLFGIPHGGADHLLLWGMLRKDSWYRRIATLALYTLTALAYLTFWDFNPSTAALFFLGLTIFHWGQGDRYISVQVHQATYLCRSKALTALHILSRGSIPILLPGYLGNDTYRSVIEALVSSGGQASYQAEWVSSYPLFFLLIPLGLTALSLLAASIYVSKEEIRPLCMDSIESVALFGWFLFIPALWAIGCYFALWHSLRHTLRILSTDTLGSQLLDSKQYLKLNIRWLQLTGLMTLIALIGMWMIFALPLTVRGIELDWLAKALIGISVLTLPHTVVVCCMDRIQLRD encoded by the coding sequence GTGAAGTGCGTCGAATGGAGCCCTGTGCCAGTCGTGCAGGCAGGTCAACATGCTGTGCTAAAAAGATATTCGTTAAGATTAATGGCGCTTAGTTTATTGTTTTTCGTGCCCTTAGCCGGCCTCGGTCTTAAGAGTGAAGAATGGCCAATATATCTGCAGCTACTGCCCCTTTTTATAAGCCTTTTTCTATTCGGGATACCACACGGCGGTGCGGATCATTTACTGTTATGGGGTATGCTGCGAAAGGACTCTTGGTATAGGCGCATCGCTACCTTGGCTCTCTACACTCTAACAGCCCTAGCTTATCTGACTTTTTGGGATTTCAATCCATCTACAGCAGCATTATTTTTCCTTGGATTAACAATTTTCCATTGGGGTCAAGGTGATCGATATATTTCAGTTCAAGTCCACCAAGCGACTTATCTTTGCCGCTCTAAGGCCCTCACTGCATTACATATTCTATCTAGGGGTAGCATACCCATTTTATTACCTGGCTATTTGGGCAATGATACCTATCGAAGCGTAATCGAGGCATTAGTGAGCAGCGGCGGGCAAGCGAGCTACCAAGCGGAGTGGGTCTCAAGTTATCCGCTGTTTTTTCTCCTGATCCCATTGGGACTGACTGCTTTGAGCTTGTTAGCAGCCTCGATTTATGTAAGCAAAGAAGAGATACGCCCCTTATGCATGGATAGCATCGAGAGTGTAGCCTTGTTCGGCTGGTTTTTGTTTATTCCCGCCTTGTGGGCGATTGGCTGTTATTTTGCACTGTGGCACAGTTTACGCCACACCTTGAGAATACTCTCGACCGATACTCTAGGAAGTCAGTTGTTGGATTCGAAGCAGTACCTTAAATTAAACATTCGCTGGCTACAGCTGACTGGTTTGATGACCTTAATTGCACTGATTGGAATGTGGATGATTTTCGCTCTACCCCTTACGGTCCGCGGTATCGAACTGGATTGGTTGGCCAAGGCTTTGATTGGTATATCGGTGTTGACACTCCCGCACACTGTAGTGGTTTGCTGTATGGATAGAATACAGCTTAGAGATTAA